One Physeter macrocephalus isolate SW-GA chromosome 7, ASM283717v5, whole genome shotgun sequence genomic window, ATTTAGAAGGACGCATCATACAGTAAACTGCTTGTGATTATGGATGACTGTTTTTTGCTTCTTGTGTTTTTTGGTTTCCGATTATGCACatgttaacttttaagaaataatcgttattttaaaaaccttaaaaaaagtgTACAGTCCTGTTGAGGAAGCAAGTCTCATAGATGGGGCAGAGATCCAGACAATAGCATGTGCAAGCCAGTATGTGATGTTCAGGTCTATCTCTGCATAGCTGCAGGGCTTTGTCATGTGGGGTTTGAGATCCAGACCCTTAACTGGTGTCTGAGACTTGAGGAAGAAAGATGTTACTGCAGTTCATAGAAAAGTTCAAAAATGGAAACACCTTCAAGGTCACCAGTGGGACAGAAGTTGAACAACAGGAGTCCATGCTATAGAGTGTTATGAAGACACTGAAAATAATGGGGAAAAGTGACACTGGGGTAGCATGCAAGGATGCTGAAGACATATTTTTGAAGGGCAAAAGCTATATaataatcccatttatataaaaaaaaactatgtctACCTCTCTATATGTTTATCtctatgtattgggttggccaaaaagttacCCAATATTACGTGTGTGgctctatgtatatgtatatgtgtgtatataaatgtagAGAGAATAGAAAACTAGTGCCAAATTGTTACCAGTGGTTACCATCGGAGACCGGGAATGTGGAGTAATGATGAAGAGGAACTTGCATGCTTTATCCCACATGCATCTGCAGGTTATGAATCTTTTACAGTGAATTGTATTATGCATTTCTCAGCTagattaataatgaaaaatgaagctGCTGGGTCTTGTTTTCTAGGGTATACTCAGATGCTAGAAAaaagtagtttattttataacagAAGGGAGGATGAGTTTGCTTCTAGTTTCTGGATAAAATTACAAAAGAGAATATATTTGGAAGACAGAAAGAAGCTCATAAATCATATGCAAAGTGAGACTTTGATGGTGATTGGCTCCTATTTTATCCACATACTCCAAACGAACCCCAATACTAATCAACAACCAAGAGAGGAACATCTGCTTTCCTTGGCAACCAGAAAGGGAAGAGAACTCTCTTTTCCAAGGGCCGCATGCTTATGCTTTCAGATACACATAAAGTGTCTATAAGGCCTCTAAATTGCATTATAGGAAAGGCAGGGCATGTTACAtaattatacaaagaaaatatatgtactaTTTCAGTCTAGTTCTTGCCTAAGTAGAGTATTAAATATTGTGTAAGGGAGATGGATATTGAGAAGGGGGCAGTGAGAGTCTGCAGGGAtgcttaaaatgaaatttagCAGGAATTGGACTTGCCTGGCATTTATCTGGGTTGGGCACAACTTGGCCACTCTTACACATATATTACCACACACCCTCACTTCCCCCATCCCTATCCTTTTTCTCCTTACTGGCCTTGAGGGAGTGTGTATAAAAGACAGCAGGAGACCATGAAAAGCGACTTAGCTGCAGACTCCCAGGTTCTGGGAACAACTCTAACTCAGTCTTTTCTGCCATGAGCCTTAGAGGCAGCACCACCTCCTCCTGTACCAGGGCCGTCCCACTTTCTGTCCTGCAGGTGTTGCTGCCGATGTCACTGTTCCTGACCACGCTGGTTCCCTCCACCACTGGAGAACGTAAGAGAAACTTAGGGAAAGCTGACggtggagcctctgtttccctgCATCTGAGGCTGCTTCTGCTGCAGCTGTGTCTGGGGGATGGACTGTCCTGATGCTCCTGGGACTGGAGAAGGGCATTATATGAATAACTCTAAATGGAGGCACTGCACTCATGTGACAGGAATTCTGCTAAAGGTTTACCGATCAGACTCTCAATGGCCTTGTGAGAGAGGTACCCGTCAATAGGGCAGATCCTTGAGATAATCATGACCACTCATAGAATCACACCTTCTACCCTAGCTAAAAGTATGAATAGAAAGCTGTACATTGAACTTCGCTGCTTGTGTGTGAAGACCACCTCTGGCATTCATCCCAGTAACATCCAAAGACTGGAAGTGATCAGGGCAGGACCCCACTGCACCAAAGTCGAAGTAATGTAAGTCTCTGCTTCTGCAGTATTGCCTcactagggaagcccttcacCTCCACCCCTAACGACACTGTTGGATCCCTTCCGATAGTGTGCCAGGATGCTCTCGGATAATTCTATTCTCTCTTGCAGAGCAATGTTGAAGAATGGGAAGAACGTCTGCCTGGACCCAGAAGCTCCCAGAATCAAGAAAGTAGTCCAGAAAATATTGGAAGATGGTGGGTCAGCTGCTTAATCTTTTCGCTTTCTGTCAAACCATTTTATCTCCCAAGAAGGATAAAAGTTTGAGGTCTTGGCTTTCTAGAGTTCTTATTTATCCAGGATACAGAGTAATACCGTATGAAGCTTTGGATGTCTTTTCCGTTCTGTCTCAAAAAGTCACATTTTGTTCTGAGATGGCTGATTAATAGATGACAGAGAGAAGATGAAAGTAAGCATGGCTctggtgtaagataggctcaaggatgcaTTGTACAACagggggaatagagccaatattttgtaataactgtaaatggaaagtaactttaaaaattgtataaaaatttaaaaattaataaaaaaagaaaataagcaaggcTAGTTTCACAATACATGGTTTACTCCCTAACTCTTGGCTAAATGTGGTACtgtgttttgcattttcttctttaaaaatttctttccaaatacAACCGTGTTAACTTATCTTGCTCCACTGTACTGTTAGACTAGACGTGCCCATGATGATTCCATAATGGTCAGTGATATTAGGAACCACACAGGGCCCAGCATGGAAcacttgctcaataaatgtttattaatatatttagtcACTTTATATATTAATAGTGTTTAAATAGTGTTTTTCATTGTCTTAGTCCTAGGATGTCTTGTTTCAAAACATTCTCTGAAagatttttctaatgtttattttagccttcaaatgctaaaaataataaagctgtaGAATGTGAGCCTTGTAAGCAGTGGTTATTTACTTTAAAGTGGATATATTTAATACCAGTAGAGCAAAAAATATATGATGATAtatgatatcatatatattttcaataacaTATGATAgtattttcaataataataataccaacaaaGATTCTACTTGGTGTTGAATGTTTTACCCTGACATGTTTGTACATATTTGCACTTACTAAATATCTAGATGGTAACCATTTCAGTATGAGAATCAGCCTTGCAAATAAACACAATAGAGAATTTAAGCTTTACCAGGCTACTAATTGTTATTTTACAATCAACAGAACTTTCTTTAATGTCTAATCCCTTAAATTTACACCCATACTattcttaaagaaatattaatataaaatcaaatttattattGCTTTGTTGTcatatattattacttttaacagaattattagggaaaaaagccttatctttttatttttttaaactttggtatTTAACAATATGGCCAACAAAAGTCACTAGCTGATGATACGTGCTATTTTTAATGTACTATAGTAATAGCTAAACTTTATTAATAACTATTAATATTATGAGTTATATTAATAATAAGATTACTATTCCAGACAAAATAATTGTTCTGCATGCATTACAATTAAATAAttgtaaagaattaaataattcttACAAGATAGCTATGATCTGGTTAAGAGCACGTCCTCTAAAGAGAGGGTAACTTAGTCCACCACCTGCCAGCTGTGTAAATTTGGGCAGGTtgcataacctctctgtgcctaagtttcttcatctctaaaatggcaTAATAATATTGCTTATCTCATAGAGTTGATGTGAAATTAACAGTTAATAAGTTCAAAGTGATAAAGATAATGAATGTCACACAATAACCCATATGACAATGTTAgttagtatttattattattaccattagtATTCCCAGTGTTATAGGGAAGAAAAACGAAGTTCAAAGAGATTAGGAAATTTGCCTCAGAATCAGATAACTAAGTAGGAGACAGAGTGGCAATTTGAaactgtgctcttaaccacatCCCATATCActttgcttgatttttctttctctaattaagAGATTACATTATATATCACATAATGTTATTGACACGGAAAATAGGACTTGATATATAAATAGCACACTGCACATTACTATGATGGTTATAGGAGAAGATATCAGTTCATCTATCCCAAACTGCACATGGACCTTGGGGAGCACTCATGTATTAAGCGTATAGTTCACAATCTCTGCATTattaggttttcttttattatctcCTCACTATTATAGGTTTAATGCCTTAGATGCTTTGTCtacaaaataaatacttttattaagtAATAgttaacaaataacatacatgaATAAACATGTAATAAATAAAGCAGCAAATGGTGACTGCAGTCGTGGTGATCAGTTTTTctccaataatttaaaatagctcAGCATCTCATTCATTTCTCTAGTGGTTTCCTACTGAAATCCAACAGGGCCACCTCTTGAGACATGACACAGTTTTTACACTATGCTAATACCTCCTGCATAATGCATATGTctcttactatttatttatttatttattttgcgttacgcgggcctctcaccgctgtggcctctcccggtgcggagcacaggctccggacgcgcaggcccagcagccatggctcacgggcccagctgctccgcggcccgtgggatcttcccggaccggggcacgaacccgtgtcccctgcatcggcaggcagactcgcaaccactgcgccaccagggaagccctgtctcttaCTTTTGTGTGCACATATTGAATTATTCTAtttagatgcagagaaagaatgaatgaattgtcACTACTCCCTAGGTTCCTTTATACTGCAAATATTGAAATCTGCGGGGTAAGGTTGTACAGATCCAGTATGTCGCCCATGCATATGCCAAACCACCCCTCCTATCCATTCCCTCTGCGCTAACCCAGTTTGGGATCTCAAGTTTCGGTTCCATAAACATGTATGACTTATACATGCTGTACCAGCCATTGCACGGATGCTGGATATTCAAAGACTGTAAGTCACAGAGACTTGCCATTGAAGAGAGTACTGCCCGGTGGGAGAGGCAGACAGGCTGACAAATCATCACAACCACAAGTTCATATAGAGGTATGCTCCAACTCCACAAAGAAACAGACACGTGAACGCGGCAAAGCCTCATCGTTATCATTTTCAACATTTATCATCTTCACTAGTGTAGTACTTTATACTGAGTTCCTTCCAGGGAGATAGAATAGCGAatactagatagatagatactacTAGATAGATACTAGATAGAATACTATCTCTCACCACACGGAGCTTTCCATTTAGGAAGAGAAACCATTTTagacacatttaaatatatatgcatgtgtgtgtgtgtgtgtgtcatatatttgtgtttgtatGAGCTGTGAGAAATAGGAGAAGAAGTGGGTGTTACAAGACAACAACAGAGAACACAAGTAGCTTTAGCTGTGGGGGAAGGCCCCTGTGGGGAGGTGATATTTAAGCTGACACCAGAAATATGAACAGAACTATAGCCAGCTGAAAAGACAGGTGGTGGGAGAGTAAGAGAAAGCACATTCCAGGCCCAGGAACTCAATTCTGTATCCCTGCAGAAATCTGGTCCTGCTGAGCATTAAGAGGTCTGCTAGTTCCATGCAGTGGGCTCCTGAGGCCCTTCACCACTGTTAATCAGTGTGACAGGGAGCATCTGGCTTTGATCTCTGGACCTTTTCTGTGCAGGATTCTGTTGCATCTTTTCCACACTCAACTCCCAGATGCTCTGTGTCCTCCTGAGAGCTTCGCTGCTCCCGCCAACGGTGCAGCCCATCTCACCCCGTCACTTGTACTGGCCAGGTGGCAGCAGACACTGGGAGATATGGCCTGAAAACTCTCTTTGACCTCTCTTCTTCCTGAGCAGAATGGAGAAACATCCAGGTAGCAATTTTTATAGAAAGCGTGCATCCAAATATTACCGTTATAATTTTTCTCAGAATAAGAGGATAGATGAGGCTAACTGACCTTGCTTCCTAGAGTATATTGGATGATGGTTGGTAGAGCCAGGTGGATCCCATTCAAGAGACTGAGGAAACTTTCCACAGTCACGTGAAATTTGGAACCAAATCGTCACCTGGAGACCAAATTCAACTCTTTAGTAGCAGAAAACAATGACAAACGGCACATCTGGAAGAAATGCACCTGCCAAACTCAACTCAATGGTAATCAACAAGAAAGGCAGAAGTGAAggagcagttcttttttttttatttttatttttttttaacatctttattggagtatNNNNNNNNNNNNNNNNNNNNNNNNNNNNNNNNNNNNNNNNNNNNNNNNNNNNNNNNNNNNNNNNNNNNNNNNNNNNNNNNNNNNNNNNNNNNNNNNNNNNNNNNNNNNNNNNNNNNNNNNNNNNNNNNNNNNNNNNNNNNNNNNNNNNNNNNNNNNNNNNNNNNNNNNNNNNNNNNNNNNNNNNNNNNNNNNNNNNNNNNNNNNNNNNNNNNNNNNNNNNNNNNNNNNNNNNNNNNNNNNNNNNNNNNNNNNNNNNNNNNNNNNNNNNNNNNNNNNNNNNNNNNNNNNNNNNNNNNNNNNNNNNNNNNNNNNNNNNNNNNNNNNNNNNNNNNNNNNNNNNNNNNNNNNNNNNNNNNNNNNNNNNNNNNNNNNNNNNNNNNNNNNNNNNNNNNNNNNNNNNNNNNNNNNNNNNNNNNNNNNNNNNNNNNNNNNNNNNNNNNNNNNNNNNNNNNNNNNNNNNNNNNNNNNNNNNNNNNNNNNNNNNNNNNNNNNNNNNNNNNNNNNNNNNNNNNNNNNNNNNNNNNNNNNNNNNNNNNNNNNNNNNNNNNNNNNNNNNNNNNNNNNNNNNNNNNNNNNNNNNNNNNNNNNNNNNNNNNNNNNNNNNNNNNNNNNNNNNNNNNNNNNNNNNNNNNNNNNNNNNNNNNNNNNNNNNNNNNNNNNNNNNNNNNNNNNNNNNNNNNNNNNNNNNNNNNNNNNNNNNNNNNNNNNNNNNNNNNNNNNNNNNNNNNNNNNNNNNNNNNNNNNNNNNNNNNNNNNNNNNNNNNNNNNNNNNNNNNNNNNNNNNNNNNNNNNNNNNNNNNNNNNNNNNNNNNNNNNNNNNNNNNNNNNNNNNNNNNNNNNNNNNNNNNNNNNNNNNNNNNNNNNNNNNNNNNNNNNNNNNNNNNNNNNNNNNNNNNNNNNNNNNNNNNNNNNNNNNNNNNNNNNNNNNNNNNNNNNNNNNNNNNNNNNNNNNNNNNNNNNNNNNNNNNNNNNNNNNNNNNNNNNNNNNNNNNNNNNNNNNNNNNNNNNNNNNNNNNNNNNNNNNNNNNNNNNNNNNNNNNNNNNNNNNNNNNNNNNNNNNNNNNNNNNNNNNNNNNNNNNNNNNNNNNNNNNNNNNNNNNNNNNNNNNNNNNNNNNNNNNNNNNNNNNNNNNNNNNNNNNNNNNNNNNNNNNNNNNNNNNNNNNNNNNNNNNNNNNNNNNNNNNNNNNNNNNNNNNNNNNNNNNNNNNNNNNNNNNNNNNNNNNNNNNNNNNNNNNNNNNNNNNNNNNNNNNNNNNNNNNNNNNNNNNNNNNNNNNNNNNNNNNNNNNNNNNNNNNNNNNNNNNNNNNNNNNNNNNNNNNNNNNNNNNNNNNNNNNNNNNNNNNNNNNNNNNNNNNNNNNNNNNNNNNNNNNNNNNNNNNNNNNNNNNNNNNNNNNNNNNNNNNNNNNNNNNNNNNNNNNNNNNNNNNNNNNNNNNNNNNNNNNNNNNNNNNNNNNNNNNNNNNNNNNNNNNNNNNNNNNNNNNNNNNNNNNNNNNNNNNNNNNNNNNNNNNNNNNNNNNNNNNNNNNNNNNNNNNNNNNNNNNNNNNNNNNNNNNNNNNNNNNNNNNNNNNNNNNNNNNNNNNNNNNNNNNNNNNNNNNNNNNNNNNNNNNNNNNNNNNNNNNNNNNNNNNNNNNNNNNNNNNNNNNNNNNNNNNNNNNNNNNNNNNNNNNNNNNNNNNNNNNNNNNNNNNNNNNNNNNNNNNNNNNNNNNNNNNNNNNNNNNNNNNNNNNNNNNNNNNNNNNNNNNNNNNNNNNNNNNNNNNNNNNNNNNNNNNNNNNNNNNNNNNNNNNNNNNNNNNNNNNNNNNNNNNNNNNNNNNNNNNNNNNNNNNNNNNNNNNNNNNNNNNNNNNNNNNNNNNNNNNNNNNNNNNNNNNNNNNNNNNNNNNNNNNNNNNNNNNNNNNNNNNNNNNNNNNNNNNNNNNNNNNNNNNNNNNNNNNNNNNNNNNNNNNNNNNNNNNNNNNNNNNNNNNNNNNNNNNNNNNNNNNNNNNNNNNNNNNNNNNNNNNNNNNNNNNNNNNNNNNNNNNNNNNNNNNNNNNNNNNNNNNNNNNNNNNNNNNNNNNNNNNNNNNNNNNNNNNNNNNNNNNNNNNNNNNNNNNNNNNNNNNNNNNNNNNNNNNNNNNNNNNNNNNNNNNNNNNNNNNNNNNNNNNNNNNNNNNNNNNNNNNNNNNNNNNNNNNNNNNNNNNNNNNNNNNNNNNNNNNNNNNNNNNNNNNNNNNNNNNNNNNNNNNNNNNNNNNNNNNNNNNNNNNNNNNNNNNNNNNNNNNNNNNNNNNNNNNNNNNNNNNNNNNNNNNNNNNNNNNNNNNNNNNNNNNNNNNNNNNNNNNNNNNNNNNNNNNNNNNNNNNNNNNNNNNNNNNNNNNNNNNNNNNNNNNNNNNNNNNNNNNNNNNNNNNNNNNNNNNNNNNNNNNNNNNNNNNNNNNNNNNNNNNNNNNNNNNNNNNNNNNNNNNNNNNNNNNNNNNNNNNNNNNNNNNNNNNNNNNNNNNNNNNNNNNNNNNNNNNNNNNNNNNNNNNNNNNNNNNNNNNNNNNNNNNNNNNNNNNNNNNNNNNNNNNNNNNNNNNNNNNNNNNNNNNNNNNNNNNNNNNNNNNNNNNNNNNNNNNNNNNNNNNNNNNNNNNNNNNNNNNNNNNNNNNNNNNNNNNNNNNNNNNNNNNNNNNNNNNNNNNNNNNNNNNNNNNNNNNNNNNNNNNNNNNNNNNNNNNNNNNNNNNNNNNNNNNNNNNNNNNNNNNNNNNNNNNNNNNNNNNNNNNNNNNNNNNNNNNNNNNNNNNNNNtcccaccctccctatcccacccctctaggtggtcccaaagcaccgagctgatctccctgtgctatgcggctgcttcccactagctatctattttatgtttggtagtgtatatatgtccatgccactctctcactttg contains:
- the PPBP gene encoding platelet basic protein produces the protein MSLRGSTTSSCTRAVPLSVLQVLLPMSLFLTTLVPSTTGEPKSMNRKLYIELRCLCVKTTSGIHPSNIQRLEVIRAGPHCTKVEVIAMLKNGKNVCLDPEAPRIKKVVQKILEDGGSAA